A region from the Salicibibacter cibarius genome encodes:
- a CDS encoding lytic transglycosylase domain-containing protein produces MGTPKKKYKNKSTTRKRFVGIGSICALLFLAIGIFMIAQTFNEQQIDRFLDGGISGYGNDEIPEQYYPIYQAAAEAYEIPWEVLPAIHRIETKFSTMDPMVSPVGAEGHMQFMPCTWHGWSHHSCDDAGAGEIPNTELKNPDTIEMNGGYGVDATGSGTADPWDERDAIFSTANFLAANGADEGDLESALYMYNRSDMYVEEVMAYYDIYTNDGYEIVDENE; encoded by the coding sequence ATGGGAACACCGAAAAAGAAATATAAAAATAAAAGCACAACCCGCAAACGTTTTGTTGGCATCGGATCGATTTGCGCCCTCTTGTTTCTCGCGATCGGTATTTTTATGATTGCTCAGACATTCAACGAACAACAAATCGATCGATTTTTAGATGGAGGCATTTCCGGTTACGGCAACGATGAAATACCTGAACAATATTATCCTATTTACCAGGCTGCCGCCGAAGCATACGAAATTCCTTGGGAGGTGTTACCGGCTATTCACCGTATCGAGACGAAATTTTCAACAATGGACCCTATGGTTTCCCCCGTCGGAGCAGAAGGACACATGCAATTCATGCCTTGTACTTGGCACGGATGGAGCCATCACTCTTGTGATGATGCGGGAGCCGGGGAAATTCCCAATACAGAGCTCAAAAATCCTGACACGATTGAGATGAATGGTGGATATGGAGTGGATGCAACAGGGAGTGGCACCGCCGATCCATGGGATGAAAGAGATGCCATTTTTTCCACCGCTAATTTTTTAGCTGCCAACGGCGCGGATGAAGGCGACTTGGAAAGTGCCCTATATATGTATAATCGCTCGGACATGTACGTAGAAGAAGTCATGGCCTATTACGACATCTATACAAACGATGGTTATGAGATCGTGGACGAAAATGAATAA
- a CDS encoding YvrJ family protein, translating into MEEWMSLLFNHGFAAVVAFYLLHRMEKKLDLLINAVCERPTQE; encoded by the coding sequence ATGGAAGAATGGATGTCACTGCTTTTTAACCATGGATTTGCAGCTGTCGTTGCTTTCTACTTGCTGCATCGAATGGAAAAAAAGCTCGACCTATTAATCAACGCTGTTTGTGAACGGCCGACACAGGAATAA
- a CDS encoding FMN-binding negative transcriptional regulator: MYIPSHFYIEDEETLYEMIDEYGFATLLSQHEGEPTASHIPLMMDKEREHLYGHFARANPQWKDINKQRVLAIFHGPHCYISPSWYETNRAVPTWNYITTHVYGHVELIEGKELKDSLNELVLKYENSDSSYQLDEVDSKYIAGQTTGVVGFKIKVEKIEGKAKLSQNHPRERQKLVIQELEKSDHENEQKIASYMKKNLDADV, encoded by the coding sequence ATGTATATTCCTTCACATTTTTACATTGAGGATGAAGAGACACTCTATGAAATGATCGATGAGTATGGCTTTGCTACTTTATTATCGCAGCACGAGGGTGAACCTACTGCAAGCCATATACCGTTAATGATGGATAAAGAGAGGGAGCATCTGTATGGGCATTTTGCACGAGCGAATCCTCAATGGAAAGATATAAATAAACAAAGAGTACTTGCCATTTTTCATGGCCCACACTGCTATATTTCACCGTCTTGGTACGAGACAAATAGGGCAGTCCCTACATGGAATTATATTACTACTCATGTTTATGGGCACGTCGAACTTATCGAGGGAAAAGAATTAAAGGACTCATTAAATGAACTTGTACTGAAATATGAGAATTCCGATAGCTCATATCAATTAGATGAAGTCGATTCTAAATATATTGCAGGCCAAACTACAGGAGTTGTAGGCTTTAAGATAAAAGTGGAGAAAATTGAAGGGAAGGCGAAATTAAGTCAAAACCACCCGAGAGAGCGGCAAAAGTTGGTGATTCAGGAGCTTGAAAAATCTGATCATGAAAACGAACAAAAGATTGCTTCTTACATGAAAAAGAACTTAGATGCTGATGTCTAA
- a CDS encoding helix-turn-helix domain-containing protein → MANSDINLKFKGYQYQLYPTEDQETFINKTLGCSRYVFIHFLALWESEYKASEKGLSYHSCANLLPALKEELPWLQEVDATS, encoded by the coding sequence ATGGCTAATTCAGATATAAATTTGAAATTTAAAGGTTATCAATATCAACTTTACCCAACGGAAGACCAAGAAACATTCATTAACAAAACCCTTGGTTGTAGCCGTTATGTCTTTATCCATTTTCTTGCCTTGTGGGAATCTGAATACAAGGCCTCGGAGAAAGGCCTGAGCTATCATTCTTGTGCAAATTTACTTCCCGCACTGAAAGAAGAACTCCCTTGGTTGCAGGAAGTAGACGCCACGTCTTAA
- a CDS encoding IS91 family transposase: MESNILRRIFFDHHHHWEQFVEKHGDRIRPVVHKEVEKFRDCGNPENGFKLFVCEGCHETRKVPYRCKGRFCTTCSIGESEEWSRLLMEDVFQVNHRHVILTIDEGLRDVFLLHRELLKTLMDEGARLIKEYFEKKGKVTPGIIVGLHTFGSQVNFNPHIHMLVTMGGMTKKGAWKTYDFLPFQMLRKQWQTVVLKLIRKHLSGKDKKRVQARLQQAFSKNGEGFYIYAPKQRGKVQDQLRYIGRYMRRPAIGINRIEAYDGQMVTFKYHDKVDGKEKYVSVSAEEFIRRLIRHIPDEQFKTIRHYGLYSRRTKNVSKKLLAAWQKTKKTWITQVKRTLRRQTWRERVIASGHKDPLRCPKCDNYFEYKGEVCLENGRLVVKVALGETARSYLEREIGHVPRIETPKKETKKEEETTDESASQDRQLCLFTVS, encoded by the coding sequence ATGGAATCTAATATTCTTCGACGTATATTCTTTGACCACCATCATCATTGGGAACAATTTGTCGAAAAACATGGGGATCGCATCCGCCCTGTTGTCCATAAAGAAGTGGAAAAATTCCGCGATTGTGGGAATCCCGAGAACGGATTCAAACTCTTTGTATGCGAAGGCTGCCACGAGACCCGAAAAGTCCCCTATCGCTGTAAAGGGCGATTTTGTACGACCTGTTCGATTGGAGAAAGCGAGGAATGGAGTCGTCTGCTCATGGAAGACGTGTTCCAGGTCAACCATCGGCATGTGATTCTGACGATCGATGAGGGGCTGCGAGACGTGTTTCTGCTCCACCGGGAATTATTGAAAACGTTGATGGATGAAGGCGCACGGCTGATCAAAGAATACTTCGAGAAGAAAGGCAAAGTGACCCCGGGGATCATTGTGGGGTTACATACCTTTGGCTCCCAAGTCAATTTCAACCCCCACATTCACATGCTGGTGACAATGGGCGGGATGACAAAGAAAGGGGCATGGAAAACGTATGATTTTCTCCCCTTCCAGATGCTTCGCAAACAATGGCAAACCGTTGTCTTGAAGCTGATTCGCAAGCATTTATCCGGGAAGGACAAGAAACGCGTGCAAGCGCGTCTCCAACAAGCGTTCTCCAAAAACGGAGAAGGCTTCTATATCTATGCCCCTAAACAACGGGGAAAGGTGCAAGACCAACTCCGATATATTGGCCGTTATATGCGTCGACCGGCGATTGGCATCAATCGGATCGAGGCCTATGACGGGCAAATGGTGACGTTTAAGTACCATGATAAAGTCGATGGGAAAGAGAAATATGTGAGCGTGAGTGCCGAGGAGTTCATCCGTCGGCTCATTCGCCATATCCCGGATGAACAGTTTAAAACGATCCGTCATTATGGGCTGTACTCGAGAAGAACGAAGAACGTGAGTAAAAAGTTACTGGCGGCGTGGCAAAAAACGAAGAAGACGTGGATCACCCAGGTGAAGCGAACCCTGCGCCGCCAAACTTGGAGAGAACGGGTCATAGCCAGCGGACATAAGGATCCTTTGCGATGTCCCAAATGTGATAACTACTTTGAGTATAAGGGAGAAGTCTGTCTTGAGAACGGGCGATTAGTGGTTAAAGTCGCCTTGGGTGAAACGGCCAGAAGCTATTTGGAAAGGGAGATCGGTCATGTCCCCCGTATCGAAACACCGAAAAAAGAAACAAAAAAAGAAGAAGAAACCACCGACGAATCAGCATCCCAAGACCGTCAACTTTGTTTGTTTACAGTGTCATGA
- a CDS encoding spore coat protein, translating into MQNQQGQMNMDNQQSGHMQPMQNHGGHEMFDAHEALTTAINVLDQYMIFRPFVKEQELLGILDHQYDYITTQYNRMVEAFSTGQKPSKTIEPYEIPAMAEITYGMQASAPKKPTNNLGEINEQNISTHMLGLVKATSSMFALVAPEITNSVLRRVIADSIHDFVEMAYELFLYQNKRGFYQVPQLQQMDMDKMMHAYEPSQANIKQSRSGQMH; encoded by the coding sequence ATGCAAAACCAACAAGGGCAAATGAACATGGATAACCAACAATCCGGTCACATGCAACCGATGCAAAATCATGGCGGGCATGAAATGTTTGACGCGCATGAGGCATTGACAACGGCGATTAACGTGCTTGATCAATACATGATTTTTCGTCCCTTTGTGAAAGAGCAGGAACTTCTCGGCATTCTCGATCATCAATATGATTACATCACGACGCAATACAATCGGATGGTGGAAGCATTCAGCACCGGGCAAAAGCCGTCGAAGACGATTGAACCTTATGAAATTCCGGCGATGGCTGAAATCACGTATGGAATGCAGGCGTCAGCGCCTAAAAAACCAACCAACAATCTGGGAGAAATAAATGAGCAGAACATTTCTACCCATATGCTTGGATTGGTAAAGGCTACGTCATCTATGTTTGCGCTTGTCGCACCGGAGATTACCAATTCCGTCCTTCGCAGGGTGATCGCTGATTCCATTCACGATTTTGTTGAGATGGCTTACGAGCTTTTTCTCTATCAAAACAAACGGGGGTTTTATCAAGTGCCCCAATTACAGCAAATGGATATGGACAAAATGATGCACGCGTATGAACCTTCACAAGCGAATATTAAGCAAAGCAGATCAGGGCAAATGCATTAA
- a CDS encoding DUF418 domain-containing protein yields the protein MKATQIPANERIHTLDIIRGIAVFGILIANMYAFKSLAFTDLRPYIEGGTVPQGVLSPFADVFNTIFIEGKFYPMFSLLFGLGFYIFYTRLIEKGYNADRMFVRRLIFLLIIGLVHLVFIWSGDILHTYALAGFLLFLFIHRRPKTIMIWIVALLGATSIFMLFLTSLTGVGLQFKMESGMGSFAAFENSVDSGEAVMANGTYGDILQYRFLNEVFPVLMQAIFIVIAVLPLFLIGLYMGKKGMFHDVENNIKKWKKLCVHSFWSGALLTAIMAALHYDLLPLPSYFTFGMSEGVNYAAGPLLMLFYVSALVLVLRSKGWKKLLMPFAAVGRMALTNYLLQSLIAIFIFYGFGLGMFGQISSGVGLVIAVIIFTAQLIVSNLYLQTFKQGPMEALWRKWTYKY from the coding sequence ATGAAAGCGACACAAATACCTGCGAATGAACGAATTCATACACTTGATATTATTCGGGGAATTGCGGTTTTCGGCATTTTGATCGCGAATATGTACGCGTTTAAAAGCTTGGCTTTTACCGATTTGCGCCCGTACATTGAGGGCGGGACGGTACCCCAGGGGGTGCTTAGCCCATTTGCCGACGTCTTTAATACAATCTTTATTGAGGGTAAATTTTACCCGATGTTTTCCTTGCTATTTGGGCTTGGTTTTTATATTTTTTATACCCGTTTGATCGAGAAGGGTTACAACGCTGATCGAATGTTTGTCAGGCGGCTTATTTTTTTGTTGATCATTGGGTTGGTTCATCTGGTGTTTATATGGTCGGGAGATATCTTACATACCTACGCGCTTGCCGGTTTTTTGCTGTTCCTTTTTATCCATCGCCGACCAAAAACAATCATGATTTGGATTGTTGCATTGCTAGGGGCGACTTCTATTTTTATGTTGTTTTTGACAAGTTTAACCGGAGTAGGTTTGCAATTCAAAATGGAGAGTGGGATGGGGTCCTTTGCTGCATTCGAAAACAGTGTAGATTCGGGTGAGGCTGTGATGGCTAACGGAACGTACGGCGACATTTTGCAGTACCGATTTCTAAACGAAGTCTTCCCCGTTCTCATGCAAGCGATATTTATCGTGATCGCTGTGTTGCCCCTCTTTCTCATCGGACTTTATATGGGGAAAAAAGGGATGTTTCATGATGTTGAAAACAATATTAAAAAATGGAAAAAGCTTTGTGTGCACAGTTTTTGGAGCGGGGCTTTATTAACGGCTATCATGGCGGCATTGCATTATGATTTACTTCCGCTTCCCTCTTATTTTACATTCGGAATGTCCGAAGGAGTGAATTATGCGGCCGGTCCGCTACTCATGCTTTTCTACGTTTCCGCCCTCGTGCTTGTATTACGCTCCAAGGGCTGGAAAAAGCTGTTGATGCCGTTTGCGGCGGTAGGAAGAATGGCATTGACTAACTATTTATTGCAAAGCCTCATCGCCATCTTTATTTTTTATGGATTTGGGTTAGGGATGTTCGGGCAAATATCGAGCGGCGTTGGATTGGTCATTGCTGTTATCATTTTTACGGCACAGCTTATTGTCAGCAATCTTTATTTGCAGACGTTCAAACAAGGACCAATGGAAGCGCTGTGGCGAAAATGGACGTATAAATACTAG
- a CDS encoding flavin reductase family protein translates to MDDLQFRQAMGKFSTGVTILTTEHDGKPHGMTANAFMSVSMNPKLVAVSVDHKTDMYEKILNAKKYAVSILDTAQAELSKTFAKQLPGKEQFAFTTFHSLPIVPDALVHLACDVVQEVKAGDHTIFIGEVKDIQTKDEENEEPLVYYRSKYHTLQ, encoded by the coding sequence ATGGATGATTTACAATTTCGGCAGGCAATGGGGAAGTTTTCCACGGGCGTTACCATTCTTACAACGGAGCATGATGGCAAGCCACACGGAATGACGGCCAATGCGTTTATGTCCGTCTCCATGAACCCGAAACTGGTAGCCGTATCCGTTGACCATAAAACGGATATGTACGAAAAGATTTTAAACGCAAAAAAATATGCAGTAAGCATTTTAGATACAGCTCAAGCGGAGCTATCAAAAACATTTGCAAAACAATTACCGGGAAAAGAACAATTTGCTTTCACCACTTTCCATTCCTTGCCCATCGTTCCCGACGCACTTGTCCACCTCGCCTGTGACGTCGTTCAAGAAGTAAAAGCAGGGGATCATACGATCTTTATCGGAGAGGTCAAAGATATCCAAACGAAAGACGAAGAGAATGAAGAACCGCTCGTATACTACCGAAGCAAGTATCATACGTTGCAATAA
- a CDS encoding CatA-like O-acetyltransferase, with amino-acid sequence MATYQVIDLESFPRRSYYEYFMATDTTFEVTVKIDVTRAVEKCKDESISFYAYSIYNLTKSVNKIPNMRYAHLDGQLVEWQALVPTFTNFNQETALFYTLWLGELIDYQSVDREYKKLVKDYANTTDIAPMGDVPPNVVNISSIPWVHFEHFSSHPAAIKNNLIPMITIGKYENVGSQLLMPVNIKVHHATVDAYHVSSFFEILQCEMDR; translated from the coding sequence ATGGCGACGTATCAAGTCATTGATTTGGAAAGTTTTCCAAGAAGAAGCTATTATGAGTATTTTATGGCGACAGACACAACGTTTGAAGTGACAGTGAAAATTGATGTTACTCGGGCAGTTGAAAAATGCAAAGACGAATCGATTAGTTTTTATGCTTACTCCATATATAATTTGACTAAATCGGTTAATAAGATTCCGAATATGAGGTATGCCCACCTGGATGGGCAGTTAGTAGAATGGCAAGCATTAGTGCCAACGTTTACGAACTTTAATCAAGAAACAGCGTTATTTTATACCTTATGGTTGGGAGAATTAATAGATTATCAATCCGTTGACCGTGAGTACAAAAAGCTTGTAAAAGACTATGCAAACACAACAGATATCGCGCCAATGGGAGATGTTCCACCCAACGTTGTGAATATTTCATCCATTCCTTGGGTGCATTTTGAACATTTTTCATCTCATCCGGCAGCTATCAAAAATAATTTGATACCAATGATTACCATTGGAAAGTACGAAAACGTTGGTTCACAGTTGCTAATGCCGGTGAATATTAAAGTTCATCACGCAACCGTGGATGCCTATCATGTGTCGTCTTTTTTTGAAATACTGCAATGTGAAATGGATCGTTAA
- a CDS encoding DUF1659 domain-containing protein — protein sequence MNPETSSLQLVFEDGVDEFGEPVIYSRRFNNINVDASDEDIQVIASALASLSAADLSGATRRNDYSLLPVEDN from the coding sequence ATGAACCCGGAAACATCGAGTTTGCAGCTGGTTTTTGAGGATGGAGTGGATGAATTCGGAGAGCCTGTCATTTACAGCCGACGCTTTAACAACATCAATGTTGACGCAAGCGACGAAGATATTCAGGTGATTGCCTCCGCGCTCGCTTCATTGTCCGCCGCTGATTTAAGCGGAGCCACACGTAGAAACGATTACAGTCTGTTGCCAGTGGAAGACAATTAA
- a CDS encoding DUF2922 domain-containing protein translates to MTVELQMRFRNEEGQMATISVSNPAEELESSQLEDVMDQILDHSVFFTSGGLLVEKVDARLVSRSVEQMYEA, encoded by the coding sequence ATGACCGTAGAATTGCAAATGCGATTTCGTAATGAGGAAGGACAGATGGCGACAATATCAGTAAGCAACCCTGCGGAAGAGCTTGAATCTTCCCAACTGGAGGATGTGATGGATCAAATTCTTGATCACAGCGTATTTTTCACCTCCGGCGGTCTCCTCGTTGAAAAAGTCGACGCAAGGTTAGTCTCGCGTTCAGTCGAGCAGATGTACGAGGCTTAA
- a CDS encoding aldo/keto reductase has protein sequence MNNLDKALKEKIGLGTGPLGSMFRDVSEEEAQATIDTAWDQGIRYFDTAPLYGSGLSEIRVGEALSKYNRDDYVISTKVGRYILDEKEEKSGLFENARKNKVITDYTEDATLRSIEQSLERLKTDRLDIVYVHDISPDFHGDEWVSKFDEARKGAFRVLTRLRDEGVIKSWGVGVNTTEPVELAMELEDASPDLCLSATQYTLLQHERALERMMPAAQEKGVGFVIGGAYSSGVLLGGDYFNYEKASPEIKAKVERLEEIAKRYDVSLKAAALQFSTAHPATKAVITGSSRPDRIKEDLAAIKTEIPDAFWQELLEKGFISSKAPLPKKLK, from the coding sequence ATGAATAACCTGGACAAAGCGCTAAAAGAAAAAATCGGTTTGGGGACAGGCCCTTTAGGGAGTATGTTCCGTGATGTTTCAGAGGAAGAAGCTCAGGCAACCATTGATACTGCATGGGATCAAGGGATACGCTATTTTGATACAGCTCCTTTATATGGATCCGGCTTATCGGAAATACGGGTAGGAGAAGCGTTATCCAAATACAATCGCGATGATTATGTAATTAGCACAAAAGTAGGGCGTTATATTTTAGACGAAAAGGAGGAGAAATCAGGATTATTCGAAAACGCACGTAAAAATAAAGTGATTACCGATTACACAGAGGACGCAACACTCCGCTCGATTGAGCAAAGCCTGGAACGCTTGAAAACAGATCGGTTGGATATTGTATATGTACATGATATTTCGCCTGATTTCCATGGAGATGAATGGGTATCAAAATTTGATGAGGCAAGAAAAGGGGCATTTCGTGTACTTACACGCCTCCGTGATGAGGGAGTTATTAAATCCTGGGGTGTCGGAGTCAATACAACAGAACCTGTTGAATTGGCCATGGAGTTAGAAGATGCAAGCCCTGATCTGTGTCTGTCAGCCACCCAGTATACGCTCCTGCAACATGAACGTGCACTGGAGCGCATGATGCCTGCCGCGCAAGAAAAAGGGGTTGGTTTTGTTATCGGTGGAGCCTATAGTTCCGGCGTCTTGCTTGGAGGGGATTATTTTAACTATGAAAAAGCTTCTCCGGAAATCAAAGCAAAAGTAGAACGACTGGAGGAAATTGCAAAACGTTATGATGTTAGCTTAAAGGCGGCTGCTCTGCAATTTTCCACAGCCCACCCTGCAACCAAAGCAGTTATTACTGGTTCTTCCCGTCCGGATCGGATCAAAGAAGACTTGGCAGCGATAAAAACGGAAATTCCAGATGCCTTTTGGCAAGAGCTATTAGAAAAAGGGTTCATCTCTTCTAAGGCCCCATTGCCAAAGAAACTAAAATAA
- a CDS encoding isocitrate lyase/phosphoenolpyruvate mutase family protein: MHWEEIEQRRKQANEDFSAGEIPLIPSAHDPLSAQAVEDKGFRMAFLSSDDVSKLYGYASSYTLSATEMIASVRSITQVSALALLVQLPLDARSCQQIIKQVYELRQLGIRMIQIDDEINSSTQELTQIIVQMKHYFPEVKIVMAIRANASITGIEAAVTKANKLLHAGADFILYQGLYTEGEYLYTSQYTNGPLLALLNKDNNQDLSYSALKNMGYHATVLQEGHIHRMKKIYAEAYKDT; this comes from the coding sequence ATGCATTGGGAAGAAATAGAACAAAGACGAAAACAGGCGAATGAGGACTTTTCAGCCGGGGAAATACCTTTAATTCCGTCTGCACATGATCCGTTAAGCGCACAGGCGGTGGAAGATAAAGGATTTCGAATGGCATTTCTCTCCTCCGACGATGTATCAAAATTGTATGGCTATGCCTCTTCCTATACATTAAGCGCGACGGAGATGATTGCCAGCGTGCGGAGCATTACGCAAGTAAGCGCTTTGGCATTGCTCGTGCAATTGCCTCTAGACGCCCGCTCCTGCCAACAGATTATTAAGCAGGTGTATGAACTGCGTCAGTTAGGCATACGGATGATTCAAATCGATGATGAAATAAACTCTTCAACCCAGGAATTGACCCAAATCATCGTTCAGATGAAGCATTATTTTCCTGAAGTGAAAATTGTCATGGCTATTCGGGCAAATGCATCGATCACTGGCATCGAAGCGGCGGTAACCAAGGCAAACAAATTGTTGCACGCGGGCGCAGATTTTATTTTGTATCAGGGATTGTACACAGAAGGGGAATATTTATACACGTCTCAATATACGAATGGGCCATTGCTTGCCTTGTTAAACAAAGACAATAACCAAGACCTGTCTTACTCGGCACTGAAAAACATGGGCTATCACGCTACGGTTTTACAAGAAGGACATATCCATCGAATGAAGAAGATCTATGCCGAAGCCTATAAAGATACGTGA
- a CDS encoding DHA2 family efflux MFS transporter permease subunit, which yields MVGGKLESKGVVVVVLSAAFLFAFSQFLLITAYPTIMNEFDVNATQVQWLTTAFLLTTIVFIPMTGYLSNAFSSKNLVVFSLSCLLVGTVIGGLAPSFGILILSRVVQAIGAGIILPLVQTILLTVFPYERRGFAMGLLGAVVNVAPASAPSISGMIIDIFNWRSLHWVLLPIVIVTLVLAIFMMRNVLEKQQAKLDPFSITLSAIGFSFFIFGLSNISVTGFLDTLVIVPILIGVLSLFAFIRRQFFLPLPVLNIRLFRNATFRLAIILIFINMMLLLSAETILPMFAQDVLKTSAFLSGFILVPGTILLSGNLYDRYGGKRIASVGFTFTATSLVLLNTVSMEHSPYWIMAHFCLFMIGFGLTLMPLVTVSMNALDDQDISHGSAIVNTARQFGMTFGIIVLSTIISITTSIRETSYEVGTYWGTTYALIVMAVLSLIGLTLTTFIRERKGSKPTREM from the coding sequence GTGGTGGGAGGAAAATTAGAATCTAAGGGTGTTGTTGTTGTCGTCTTATCAGCAGCTTTTTTATTTGCGTTTAGTCAATTCTTACTAATCACAGCCTACCCAACGATTATGAACGAGTTTGATGTCAATGCCACTCAAGTACAATGGTTAACAACGGCTTTCTTACTCACAACCATTGTCTTTATCCCAATGACAGGGTATTTATCAAATGCTTTTTCATCAAAAAACCTTGTTGTTTTTTCGCTCTCATGCTTACTCGTTGGTACGGTCATCGGGGGATTGGCTCCAAGCTTCGGTATATTAATTTTATCAAGAGTTGTTCAGGCTATTGGTGCCGGCATCATCTTACCCTTAGTACAGACAATCTTATTGACTGTGTTTCCATATGAACGAAGAGGGTTTGCGATGGGGCTATTGGGGGCTGTCGTTAACGTGGCGCCTGCTAGTGCACCATCGATCTCCGGCATGATTATTGACATTTTCAATTGGCGCTCGCTTCATTGGGTGCTACTCCCCATCGTGATTGTCACTTTAGTTTTAGCTATATTTATGATGAGGAATGTGTTGGAGAAGCAACAGGCAAAATTAGATCCTTTCTCAATCACCCTATCTGCCATTGGCTTTTCCTTTTTCATTTTCGGTTTAAGCAATATTAGTGTAACAGGATTTTTAGACACACTTGTTATCGTACCAATCTTGATTGGCGTTCTGTCCCTTTTCGCCTTTATTCGCCGTCAATTTTTCTTACCCTTGCCAGTGCTAAATATACGATTGTTTCGTAATGCCACGTTTCGTTTGGCAATCATTCTTATCTTCATTAATATGATGCTTCTTTTATCTGCGGAAACGATCTTACCAATGTTCGCACAAGACGTTCTAAAAACTAGTGCGTTTTTATCCGGATTCATTCTCGTTCCCGGCACAATCCTTCTTTCCGGAAACCTATATGATCGTTACGGAGGTAAGAGAATTGCCAGTGTCGGATTTACATTCACTGCCACTTCATTAGTCTTATTGAACACGGTAAGCATGGAACATTCGCCATACTGGATTATGGCCCATTTTTGTCTATTTATGATCGGTTTTGGATTAACCCTCATGCCTCTCGTTACGGTAAGTATGAACGCTTTAGACGATCAGGATATTTCTCATGGCTCTGCAATTGTAAACACAGCACGACAATTTGGAATGACGTTTGGTATTATCGTTCTATCCACGATTATAAGTATCACCACATCAATCAGGGAGACCTCATATGAAGTAGGTACATACTGGGGAACAACCTATGCCTTGATTGTGATGGCTGTGTTATCTTTAATTGGACTTACGCTTACAACATTCATCAGGGAGAGAAAAGGAAGTAAGCCTACTAGAGAAATGTAA
- a CDS encoding helix-turn-helix domain-containing protein, which produces MDDFSERLKYTRESKKEIEDNWTQQYVAEQIGVARSTYTAYERGTKQPSLDTVNALADLLDVSVDYLLGRTEKTRYPYYQSAPGQSLEAFYEDRNISVDERAYLEEELEKYRRLKQQWKPTPDETPKKG; this is translated from the coding sequence ATGGACGATTTTTCCGAGCGTCTTAAATACACGCGCGAGTCAAAAAAAGAAATAGAGGATAATTGGACGCAACAATACGTCGCTGAACAGATCGGAGTGGCACGATCGACTTATACAGCTTATGAAAGGGGGACGAAACAGCCGTCTCTCGATACCGTTAATGCACTTGCCGATTTGCTTGACGTGTCCGTCGATTACTTGCTCGGGCGTACGGAAAAGACGCGATACCCATACTACCAAAGCGCCCCCGGGCAATCATTAGAAGCGTTTTATGAAGACCGTAACATAAGTGTTGACGAAAGAGCATATTTGGAAGAAGAACTGGAAAAATACCGCCGTTTAAAACAACAATGGAAACCTACCCCTGACGAAACACCGAAAAAAGGCTAA